Proteins encoded by one window of Clostridium bornimense:
- a CDS encoding ParM/StbA family protein — MIMGIDVGYSHTKVCTENGLDIFRSTVNEGAIDINVNSTKISFEGKDYTIGEKVGSFSVKLNKINDTIFRLCLYSAIARNLRNHDTSIELVIGLPIQYYKDQKKQLIDALENTSVSMTLNNKPINFEITKCLVFPQSAGGVILYPDLFKENITVIDIGGMTVDVAFYSDFSLQNYRTYEEGMLKLYDTVVQSIKANYGVSYDILQAEDIINSKIIHKDGEDIDCSDVIEQILSAHANRIITRIMAGIREYEISKHIFMGGGSYILRKYLPDVIEEKNIFANADAFYRIGVERFAN; from the coding sequence ATGATAATGGGAATAGATGTGGGATACTCTCACACTAAGGTTTGTACTGAAAACGGACTTGATATATTCCGAAGCACAGTAAATGAAGGTGCTATAGATATTAATGTTAACTCTACTAAAATATCTTTCGAAGGCAAAGATTATACTATCGGTGAAAAAGTCGGTTCTTTTTCAGTAAAATTAAATAAAATTAATGATACGATTTTTAGACTATGTCTATATTCTGCTATAGCTAGAAATCTACGAAATCATGATACTTCTATAGAATTGGTTATAGGATTGCCTATCCAATACTATAAAGATCAAAAGAAACAATTGATTGATGCTCTAGAAAATACAAGCGTTTCTATGACATTAAATAATAAGCCTATTAATTTTGAAATTACAAAATGTCTTGTTTTCCCTCAATCTGCTGGAGGAGTAATACTATATCCAGATCTATTTAAGGAAAATATAACTGTTATTGATATTGGTGGTATGACAGTTGATGTTGCTTTTTATAGCGATTTTTCTCTTCAAAATTATAGAACCTATGAAGAAGGCATGTTGAAACTTTATGATACTGTTGTTCAATCTATTAAAGCAAATTATGGTGTATCTTATGATATTCTTCAAGCTGAAGATATCATTAATAGTAAGATTATTCATAAAGATGGTGAAGATATAGATTGTAGTGACGTTATCGAACAAATTTTAAGTGCCCATGCTAATAGAATAATAACTAGAATTATGGCTGGAATTCGTGAATACGAAATATCCAAGCATATTTTTATGGGTGGTGGATCCTATATATTAAGAAAATATTTACCAGATGTTATTGAAGAAAAAAATATTTTTGCCAATGCTGATGCTTTTTACAGAATTGGAGTTGAGAGATTTGCGAATTAA
- a CDS encoding thioredoxin family protein: MLDMEKSMSYEELISGAPDNHKRLVKRMYSGVKLFEEGLEDIKNINIPVEVVIFTETRCQDSAIVIPFLLRLSEFNENINLSFFRMKGNEEILEKMSGDKRVPTILVLNNDGDVLRKYVELPNRVKYKIKESDGRDRNVLVRKMRMGKFNEYIQKDLIELITGINYKYMEL; the protein is encoded by the coding sequence ATGTTAGATATGGAGAAATCTATGAGCTATGAAGAATTAATTTCTGGAGCTCCAGATAATCATAAAAGGTTAGTAAAAAGAATGTATTCTGGAGTGAAGCTATTTGAAGAAGGACTAGAAGATATAAAGAATATAAATATTCCAGTAGAAGTAGTTATTTTTACAGAGACAAGGTGTCAAGATTCTGCTATAGTTATTCCTTTTTTATTAAGATTATCAGAATTTAATGAAAATATAAATTTAAGTTTTTTTAGAATGAAAGGAAACGAAGAGATATTAGAAAAGATGTCTGGAGATAAAAGAGTACCTACTATATTGGTATTAAATAATGATGGCGATGTACTTAGAAAGTATGTAGAATTACCTAATAGGGTTAAATATAAAATTAAAGAAAGTGATGGAAGAGATAGAAACGTTCTTGTAAGAAAAATGAGAATGGGTAAATTTAATGAATATATACAAAAGGATTTAATTGAACTTATAACTGGAATTAATTACAAGTATATGGAATTATGA
- a CDS encoding IS3 family transposase, whose protein sequence is MLKKVRRNRKEAILSKTKNEFIYLAIQELHKQKSFSIKELCEIAGIARSAYYKWTNRKVSMNEKFNEVLLSLIQESYEEINGILGYRQMTIKLNRENDFHVNPKRIYRLMCILNLKSVCRRKRKTYKKSTPETVADNILNRDFYADKFGEKWLTDVTEMKYGIGKKAYLSAILDLSDKSIVSFVIGHSNNNNLVFQTFDIARREYPQATPIFHSDRGFQYTSKTFKKKLEEANMIQSMSRVSRCIDNGPMEAFWGMLKSEMYYLKKFNSYEELEAAIIEYIDYYNNRRYQKRLNSMTPLEYREYLLKSVA, encoded by the coding sequence ATTCTTAAAAAAGTTAGACGAAATAGAAAGGAGGCGATTTTAAGTAAAACAAAAAATGAATTTATCTATTTAGCAATACAAGAGTTGCATAAGCAAAAATCTTTTTCTATTAAAGAATTATGTGAAATAGCCGGTATTGCACGCTCCGCATATTATAAATGGACGAATCGCAAAGTAAGTATGAATGAAAAATTTAATGAGGTGTTATTATCACTTATACAAGAATCATATGAAGAAATAAACGGAATATTAGGATATAGACAAATGACTATAAAATTAAATCGTGAAAATGATTTTCATGTAAATCCAAAGAGAATTTATAGGCTTATGTGTATTCTTAATCTAAAGTCAGTATGTCGTAGAAAACGAAAAACTTATAAAAAATCTACACCTGAAACTGTAGCTGATAATATTCTAAATAGAGATTTCTATGCAGATAAATTTGGTGAAAAGTGGCTCACAGATGTAACGGAAATGAAGTATGGTATTGGAAAGAAAGCATATTTAAGTGCAATTCTAGATCTTTCTGATAAGAGTATTGTCTCTTTTGTAATTGGGCATTCAAATAATAATAATCTAGTGTTTCAAACATTTGATATTGCCCGTAGGGAGTATCCGCAGGCTACGCCTATTTTTCATAGTGATCGTGGTTTTCAGTATACTTCAAAAACATTTAAGAAAAAGCTTGAAGAAGCTAATATGATTCAAAGTATGTCACGAGTATCACGTTGTATTGATAATGGTCCAATGGAAGCATTTTGGGGTATGTTAAAATCAGAAATGTATTATTTAAAGAAATTTAATTCATATGAAGAATTAGAAGCAGCAATTATAGAGTACATAGATTATTACAATAATCGTAGATATCAAAAACGTCTCAACTCTATGACTCCGTTAGAATATAGGGAGTATTTATTAAAATCTGTAGCATAA
- a CDS encoding helix-turn-helix domain-containing protein has translation MCKKRNFSAEEKVKYVEEYLKSKNSMSHFSSMLGIALESFRQWIRNYNSIGAEAFTMEGYKGYSKELKLQAVEAYLSNLYSQDEICAKYKIRSKTQLQRWISIYNSHNKLKSSGVGGTAIMTKGRTTTYNERIEIVKYYIENDKNYAKTAEKFQISYQQIYSWIKKYETNGIEALLDKRGKRKLADEMSEIEKLKAKNKLLEAENRRQQMEIEFLKKLDEIERRRF, from the coding sequence ATGTGTAAAAAACGTAATTTTAGTGCTGAAGAAAAAGTTAAATATGTTGAGGAATATCTAAAAAGTAAAAATAGTATGAGTCATTTTTCATCTATGCTGGGGATTGCCTTAGAATCTTTTCGTCAATGGATTCGTAACTACAATAGTATAGGCGCGGAAGCCTTTACGATGGAAGGATATAAGGGCTATTCTAAAGAATTGAAATTACAAGCAGTAGAAGCTTATTTGTCAAATTTATATTCTCAAGATGAAATTTGTGCAAAATATAAAATACGTTCAAAAACGCAACTACAAAGATGGATTTCAATATATAATAGTCATAATAAACTAAAATCTTCTGGAGTTGGAGGGACAGCAATTATGACTAAAGGTAGAACTACAACTTATAATGAACGTATTGAGATTGTAAAGTATTATATAGAAAATGATAAAAATTACGCTAAAACAGCAGAAAAATTTCAAATATCATATCAACAAATATATAGTTGGATTAAGAAATATGAAACCAATGGCATTGAAGCACTATTAGATAAACGTGGAAAGCGAAAGCTTGCCGATGAAATGTCTGAAATAGAAAAGTTAAAAGCGAAAAACAAATTACTTGAAGCCGAAAATCGTAGACAACAGATGGAGATAGAATTCTTAAAAAAGTTAGACGAAATAGAAAGGAGGCGATTTTAA
- a CDS encoding carboxypeptidase-like regulatory domain-containing protein: protein MKKGKYVILSIMIAFILTVSISYGYFNAKVNISGSDGKKINSLHITNGNAKVEIDTSNSSWKCGGNNIDGSILNPTDGLDVSYEGVKIINKSNLTANMDLSLLFKGEKIGGTEEGKLNIPEDDIDVDDREDTAGFDLLVGDIDNLGFGYNNIDPFTQITPVHSLDVYPRYNDAQGTDRKMATTGFYNLIKRTKKGNLGNKWSSILYTAKPGISFGENGNWRTEQYKWPLVWDTKNPGGSCCFGGYFYEKEDGTWTKESKFYDDYWQIDTNKIGRLIEDNGEVFFDGYTNSTLGSKWSHWLNGVNWGDLQKVEPVKFVYSDKIEKGKKVSSATIQVMFDDVQPEPSEDFIEYKKNDGDWIVSAYSPKSTNKYQVTLEVEGNPDYPAVRVQEFEEIINNIDQHGPRANLVTFEVPKRLLKYIENGGDGLLLKVDDPRDGTIYTGMVNEDGSIVGKNYDGTEIKKGDIAGGDSYAIDFAKVIVNKDIDRSSNIKGKVTDKEGNPIKGAIITGSGIEGYVTTDANGEYFIEDVAPGQVILKVTHPSYNDRMCTIYHLNDNETVTLNIEMLPKGTKPIISAETKFTGNIIVNRYKEGSDTAIGEPISKEIKIVKSGEEYSIENTALKVEPGYYYKVDYKLKLVSQDKIDIIADNFKLKFDSSIKAKVTQENNPNWSESGT from the coding sequence TTGAAAAAGGGGAAGTATGTCATTTTAAGCATCATGATAGCTTTTATACTGACAGTAAGTATTAGCTATGGTTATTTTAATGCCAAAGTAAATATAAGTGGCAGTGATGGCAAGAAAATAAATAGTCTTCATATAACAAATGGGAATGCTAAAGTTGAGATAGATACATCTAATAGTAGTTGGAAGTGTGGAGGGAATAATATTGATGGGAGCATATTGAACCCTACCGATGGCTTAGACGTAAGTTATGAAGGGGTAAAGATTATTAATAAGTCTAATCTAACTGCTAATATGGATTTAAGTTTACTATTTAAAGGGGAGAAAATAGGCGGTACAGAAGAGGGAAAGCTTAATATACCAGAAGATGATATTGATGTAGATGATAGGGAGGATACTGCTGGATTTGATTTATTGGTAGGCGACATAGATAATTTAGGTTTTGGATATAACAATATAGATCCATTTACGCAAATTACACCAGTTCACAGTTTGGATGTTTATCCAAGGTATAACGATGCGCAAGGAACTGATAGGAAAATGGCGACAACTGGATTTTATAACTTAATAAAGAGAACTAAAAAAGGCAATTTAGGGAACAAGTGGAGTTCTATATTATATACGGCAAAACCAGGTATAAGTTTTGGAGAAAATGGAAATTGGAGAACTGAACAATATAAGTGGCCATTAGTATGGGATACTAAAAATCCTGGTGGAAGTTGTTGCTTTGGTGGATATTTTTATGAAAAAGAAGATGGTACTTGGACAAAGGAAAGTAAATTTTATGATGATTATTGGCAAATAGATACAAATAAGATAGGAAGACTTATTGAAGACAATGGGGAGGTATTTTTTGACGGATATACTAATAGTACGTTAGGAAGCAAGTGGAGTCATTGGTTAAATGGAGTAAACTGGGGAGATTTACAGAAGGTAGAGCCAGTGAAGTTTGTTTATAGCGATAAAATTGAAAAAGGTAAGAAAGTATCAAGTGCAACAATTCAAGTAATGTTTGATGATGTTCAACCAGAGCCATCAGAAGACTTTATAGAATATAAGAAGAATGATGGCGATTGGATTGTATCAGCATATTCACCAAAATCAACAAATAAGTATCAAGTTACTTTAGAAGTAGAAGGTAATCCAGATTACCCAGCTGTTAGAGTTCAAGAGTTTGAGGAAATAATAAATAATATAGACCAACATGGACCAAGAGCAAATTTAGTAACTTTTGAGGTTCCTAAAAGATTACTAAAGTATATAGAAAATGGTGGTGATGGACTACTATTAAAAGTAGATGATCCTAGAGATGGTACTATATATACAGGCATGGTAAATGAAGATGGATCAATAGTAGGTAAAAATTATGATGGAACAGAAATAAAAAAAGGTGATATAGCCGGTGGAGATTCATATGCTATAGACTTTGCCAAAGTAATAGTAAATAAAGATATAGATAGATCATCTAATATAAAAGGAAAAGTTACAGACAAAGAAGGAAACCCTATAAAAGGTGCGATAATAACAGGTAGTGGTATAGAAGGATATGTTACTACTGATGCAAATGGAGAATATTTCATAGAAGATGTAGCACCAGGACAAGTTATATTAAAGGTTACTCATCCAAGTTATAATGATAGAATGTGCACAATATATCATTTAAATGACAATGAGACAGTGACGTTAAATATAGAGATGTTACCTAAAGGTACAAAACCTATAATAAGCGCAGAAACTAAGTTTACTGGAAATATAATAGTCAATAGGTATAAAGAAGGTAGTGATACTGCTATAGGAGAGCCAATTTCTAAGGAAATAAAAATAGTTAAGTCAGGGGAAGAGTATTCTATAGAAAATACAGCCTTAAAAGTAGAGCCAGGATATTATTATAAAGTAGACTATAAATTAAAGTTAGTATCTCAAGATAAAATAGACATTATAGCAGACAACTTTAAGTTAAAGTTTGATAGTTCAATAAAAGCAAAAGTAACGCAAGAAAATAATCCAAATTGGAGTGAAAGTGGAACTTAA